The following are encoded in a window of Gossypium raimondii isolate GPD5lz chromosome 13, ASM2569854v1, whole genome shotgun sequence genomic DNA:
- the LOC105771901 gene encoding uncharacterized protein LOC105771901 has protein sequence MKSISGKEIVIVGKRKDYLSNVISVMVSERLRAKVFFKIDLRSGYYQLKVKDSDVPKTAFKTRKDYVVYSDASHMGLRYVLMEEAVVFTLKFWRHYLYGEKCIIYRDHKSLKYLLTQKELNLRYRRWIELLKYYDCTIEYHPDKASVIANALIWKVMIELRAMFARLSLFEDDLILIDKIKENQPLDVSLLPYLKQVENGSTNDFRFNADGVLCFRGRYYVLNDEDLRKYRSDPSHVVWVEEIEVRSDLSFEEEPMKILDHEIKIMRKKSNTFGQGSMAESWF, from the exons ATGAAGTCAATTAGTGGAAAAGAAATTGTGATTGTGGGTAAGCGTAAAGATTACTTGTCAAATGTAATCTCTGTTATGGTCTCCGAAAGATTG AGAGCGAAGGTGTTTTTCAAGATTGATTTGAGGTCGGGGTATTATCAGCTTAAAGTGAAGGATTCAGATGTGCCTAAGACTGCATTTAAGACTAG AAAGGATTATGTGGTATACAGTGATGCATCTCACATGGGTCTTAGATATGTGTTAATGGAGGAGG CTGTAGTTTTCACGCTTAAGTTCTGGAGACATTATCTTTATGGAGAGAAGTGTATTATTTACAGGGATCACAAGAGTCTTAAGTATCTACTCACCCAAAAAGAGTTGAACTTAAGATATCGTAGGTGGATTGAGCTACTTAAATATTATGAttgtaccattgagtaccacCCTGATAAGGCTAGTGTGATAGCCAATGCTCTTATCTGGAAGGTGATGATTGAACTTAGAGCAATGTTTGCCAGATTGAGTTTGTTTGAAGATGACCTCATTTTGattgataaaataaaggaaaatcaACCTTTGGATGTTTCTTTATTGCCTTATCTTAAGCAAGTTGAGAATGGTTCAACGAATGATTTTAGGTTTAATGCTGATggtgttttatgttttagaggAAGATACTATGTACTGAATGATGAAGATTTGAG GAAATATCGCTCAGATCCATCTCATGTGGTTTGGGTGGAAGAGATTGAGGTAAGATCAGATTTGTCTTTTGAGGAGGAGcctatgaaaattttagatcatgAAATTAAGATtatgagaaaaaaatcaaatacctTTGGTCAAGGTTCTATGGCGGAATCATGGTTCTGA